The sequence below is a genomic window from Streptococcus pantholopis.
CACAACATCAACACGCTCAGCGTTTTTTGCTAAGTCATTGACACGACTGCTGTTGCGCAAGTACAAAGTTAAATATGTCTCTGGCTGTTCTGCCAGCAAACGTTCTGCAACAATACGGGCAATCTGTCCGTTAGCACCGAGAATCAAAATATTTTTCATTATAATGTCCTCCATAACTGTTGATGAGTTTAGTATAAATCTAAAAAATCATTTTGAAAATTACTTTTACAGTATAGAAGCATACGTACCACGCATAGCAAATATCGATCTTTTCGCTGAAACTACAGAACCTTTTTACTAGATAAACTTGTTACTGTTCACCTAAAAATACTCTCTTACCTCTTTTTAGGATATAGCAGCAGCTATATATTAGTTTAAAAATTGATCAATATAATAATTGAAGTACGTCTTTTCACCTGTTATGATGACAAGATTACCAGAAATACCGTACTTAAGTTTTCCCACTTGTTTTTTAGACAGTCTTGTCTTTGCAATAACTTTAAAATAGTTCCCTTCTTCTGTTTGTGTAGCATTTGAATCAATACTTGTAATTTTAGAAGTAAGTGTTGTATCATTATTTGCAGAATCCTGCATTTTAAATTTTACTTCATCACCAACTTCTAAAATTGATATAGCATCAGAAGGTATATAGGTCTCAATGTTAACTTCTTTTTTTTCTTCTATTGATGGATAAATCTGAGCAATAGTCGTCCCTTCAGAAATAATTTCAGAATCAATAACCTCCGGATTTACATGTACAATACCTGTATTAGTAGATAGAATTTTGGTTGCATCTAAGGCGTACTTTTGAAGCTCAAGCTCACTAGCCGATTCTTGAATTCTTTGGTCTAAAGCAGTCATTTCTTGACTAACTTCTACTATTTTTTGTGCTTTTAATGATGACAATTGACTATCTAAACTAGAATTATAGGCTTGTTGAGTTCCAGAGCTTGAATATTGAATTTGATAGCTGGATAATTCTGTTTGAAGTTGGTTAATTTGCGTATCTATCTGTGAAATAGTCTGCGTTTTAAGAGCTTCCTTATCATCCTCATTCAACGATGATAGATTTTGGGCATTATAAACTAGATAGATAAAATAACCAGTATTTGAACTATCAATTGTTTCACCTGAAGAAATTGCATTTTTTAGGTTTTGATAATCAGAGATTTTTTGAGAAATATCGCTCATAATATTTCCTATTGTAATTTGTGTATCAATCGCTGATGAATTTTGAGAAGATATTGTACTATTTTCTTGTTCAACTTCACCTGCTAGTGTTTGTTTTTGGCTTAAATAATCTTCAAAGCGTTGTAAGTAACCAAAAGAATCCTCTCTATCAAACTGATTACTATCATTTTCAATACTCGTTTTTAGCAGTTCTAACTGTGATTTTTGTTGATTTAATGACTCCAATTGTTGCTCAGCGTTTTCTTTTTGAACGGACTCAATTTCAGAAGCATACTCAATCAGCAAATCCCCTTCTTTTACGGTAGCATTTTCAGAAAGATTATTTGTTTTAATTTTGTTATTGCTAGTCGATTGTATTTGTGATAACACCTTTACAGGTTCAATAGTTGCTGTACTTTGCAAAGTGATTTCTTTTTTCATAAAAATTAGGAAAATAACAAAAAATACTAATAAACCAAAAACAGGCAGGATAAGTCTAGTCGAAAAATTGTGATGCCGCTTTTGATAAAATTCAGAGCTCTCTAATAATTCTTTATACATAATATTCTCCTAACTGTTTACTAAGTGAGCATAAAAACCTTGCTTCTGCAGTAATTCTTTATGATTTCCCTCTTCAATAATTTTTCCTTTATCAAGAACAACAATATGCTCTGTTCTTTCAGAAATTGTTAATCGATGCGCTATAAAGATCAATGTTTTATCTAAAGCCATTAAATTATCAAGAATTTTCTTTTCCGTAAGAACATCTAAACTGCTTGTTGCTTCGTCCAAAATAAGTATCGGAGAATCAGTCAGCAATGCTCTTGCAAGAGCAATACGCTGACCTTGTCCTCCAGAAATTCCTACTCCATCCGTTGTTAATTCTGTTTGATAACTAAGCGGCATAGCTTCAATATCTGATTTTATTTCAGCTAACTGAACAGCCCTAAAAATATCTTCTTGGCTTGTACCTTCTTTAGCGCCTAACAACAAATTATCAAGAATAGTACCGTTAAATACATAAGGTTTTTGTGGCAAGTAATTAATATATCGACGTAAACTTTCTTTATCAATTTCATTGAAATTAACACCATCTAAAAGAATTTCTCCCTTAGTTGGACTATAAAAATTAACTAACATTTTAGCTAGAGTTGTCTTTCCTGACCCTGAAATACCAACAAATGATAATTTGCTACCAGCCTTGATTGTTAATTTGATCTCTGAAAGAACTTCTTGTCCATAACCATAGCTATAGCTAACATCTTTAAGAGTGATATTACCACTAAAATTATTTATATCATGAACTGTTTTCTTATCTTCAAATTCTGACTTAACTAAATAAACTTCATTTAAACGATTATTAGCAACCTTAGCTGTTTGGAGTTTTGTTTGAAGATTAATTAGGTTTTCCAACGGATTAGTAAAATAGACTAATAAAGTATTATAGGTAATAAGCTGTCCTAAAGTCATTTTATTATCCATCACCAAGTTTGCTCCAAGCCAAAGGACCCCAACATTTAGTAATAATTGAGCTAATTTTTTGAGTATCTTTTGCGCACTTTCTGCTTTGCCATAAGCAAATGATTTTTTTAGATAAGTGACAAACTCTCTATCGATTTTTTGGTAACGTTGTTTTTCACTTGTTAAAGATTTGATTGTTTCGATACCATTAATATCTTCAATAATGGATGATGATAATACCGCATTAGCTTCCATAGATTCCTGATTCATACGTTCGAATGGTTTCATAAAAGAAAAAATGATAATCGTATAAATAGGTAAAGCTAATAAGCTGATAAAGAATAAGTTGCTATTTTGTGAAAATAGAACGATTGAAACAATAATGACAGTAGAAACATCTAAAAAGATTGAAAGGATGGTACTTGCAAGTGCATCGATAATGGAGTTAGCATCAGTAAAACGTGATATAATTTCCCCTGTTCTTCTGGTAGCAAAAAAGGACATTGGTAAATGAAAAATATGTTTGATATAAGATAAAATGACATCAATAGATAAACGTTGACCAAGTACCAATAAGAGGTATTCTTGTGCGTAAGCGATTAGTTGCTGTAGTAAGTAAACAATAATTAAGCCAAAAGAAATTATGCTAAGTGTATTTTTAATCTGTTGTGGAATATAAGTATCAATTATAGATTGAAGGTAATAAGAACCGACAATATTTATTATTGTCACTAAGAATGTTGCCACCACAATATTAACTATCAATCCCTTTTGGCGAGCTAAAAGCGGAATAAATGATAGCAAACTATCTTTTTGTTCTTTATGAACTTTATAACTAGGTGCTGGTGCTATAAATATCGCTGTTCCCGTCCACTCTTTTTCAAAACGTTCTCGTGGTATTTTAGTTAATCTTACACTAGGGTCAGGGTCAGCAATGTGAATAGTCTTTTTATCACACCCTGTAACGACATAATAGTGCATCAAATTACCATTTTTAAGCACATGAGCTATAAATGGATAGATGATATCCTCATCAAAGAGAGACATATCAGCACGAAAAGCACGGGTCTCAAACCCCTCTCCTTCGGCAACTTTTACTAAACCAAAGGCTGTTGTTCCCTCTTGGGTAGTTTGTGCAAGCTCTCGTAAGGTTGCTAAAGAATAGTAGGAGCCATAAAAATCAAAAATCATTGCTAAAGCCGCCACACCACAGTCTCTTGTATCAACTTGAGCACGATAATGTTTTTTCTTAAATTTCATAAATTCTCCCATTAGAAATATTATTCTTTTTGTCATACACTATTTTTTTAATTGAAAATAGGAATTACCAGTGGTTTTTTAGACATATTAAATTTCTTTTTATACTGTTATGGTCTATTGTCATTACTACAGTACTAGCAATGCAATACATTTGTAGATATCTTTTTATATTAATTTCCGTAGTTTATCAAATAAATAAAAGCAACCTAGCTTAAAGCCACATTGCTTTATAAAATATTAAATATTTTCTACTCTATGACTTTTTCAAAATACCCAGAGGCAATTAAACCTAATACCATTCAAGTATATTCTGGGTTACTCATTGATTTTTGTAAGTATAAATGACTAATAATATTCATTGTAATTACTACCAATGGTAATATAGTAGTCATTTTAGGGAGAAGTGTTCCTAAATTTATATTGATATTATTCATAGTTAATTATACCTATCCCCTTAGTAACTCCACTTTTATATTATTAATTAACTACCTGCAAATTTCTTACTGCCTTCATAGATAGCCAGATATAAGATAATTACGATAGGTAATGGAATTAAATCCATATTGAACCATGAAATTATTCCTAAATCATGAAGAAGGTAGGATAGACTCCATAATATAAAAATAATTGTAGATATAGTGGTTATCCTATCCTGTACCATATTTATTTACCTCGTTGTGCGATATCCTTTCCAATGGTGTATCCTGCCATAAATAAAGCAATGGCAACACCTACTCCGCCACCTTCGATTTCCATCAATTCTTCATCTGTTAATTCCACAAATTTGTTTACTGCTAATTCCATAAAATACTCCTTTATTTATTTACCAAATATCCAACACCAATACCTGCTCCGACTAATCCTGCTCCACCAATAATTTTCCAAGCTGCGACTCCTGCAATAGTGGTTGTAAGAAGAGCACCACCTTCTACTGCCATTAATTCTTCATCTAAAAGTGGTACAAATTTTTGGTTCATACTATTCATTTGCTCAAATTTTGTCATAATATCTTCTCCCTCAGTTTAACCAAAAACTCTAGCCAAAGTGTAGCCTGCAGCAAAACCTCCACCAAGACTTGCAGCGACACCAACACCAATTAATATTGGAGCAATTCCACCAGAAATTTGTTGCAATTCTTCAGATGTTAATTCTTCGAATTTTACAACATTATCAATTTTTCTTGTCATATCATTTTTCATAATTTTACCTCACTTTAGTTTAAACTATTAAGTCCTACAGCAATTCCTGCTAAAAATCCAATACATGCTATAACTATGAATAGAATAGCATATCTATATTCATAAAATTCTTTCATATCCGACCTACTTTCTTTTATGTTATCAATGACGATTAACATAATTTAGACCGACAGCGATACCTCCAGAGAAGCCTACACCTGCAGCTGTTGCCCAAATTGCAATAACTGGTACAATTCCACCTTCTATCGCCTTTAGCTCTTCTTCTGAAAGAGTCACATAGTTTTTAGTTACATTGTCCATAGTTTCAAATTTTGTCGTGGTTTTTACCACCTTTCTTTAAAATATATTTTTATTATTTAAACTAAGCTAGCGTTTTCAATGCTATAATAATTGCTTCCCAAAACATCTTTTTCACCCCTTAATTTATATTAACTCTGAAATTGATAAATTTTACCTTCTTTGTATAATAATTCTATAGTCGACCAAGATTCTAAGTAAATAATTTTGAAGAGTCTATGATTTACCTCACCTCTACATAGACACTCTAAATCGGTCTCATTTTCAATAATAATTGTCTGATATTCTATACTTTGGGATTCTATTCTGTATTTCATCCCATAAACTATACACAAGTTACTAATGGAGCTGAAATTAATGCCATTGCGTTCTCCTCCCTTTTACTTAGTTTTTATAGCTTTCTTTTTTATGGTCTTAGGTCTTAGTATATCTGAAAATATAAAAAAGCAACATGACTCCTAAGTCAGGTTGCTGAACTGAAAAAAAGTTCAAATTTTTTCGTTAATACCATCTTTTTTACAACTAAAAATATGTCTAGCAGTAATACTACAGACCTAATTCCACTTTCAATTGCATTAACTCTTTGTATGAAAGAGTCGTATAATTCTTAGTTATATTGCTTAGTATTTCAACCAAAAATTCTAGCTAGGTGTAGCCTCCAGCAAATCCTATTCCTAAACTCGCTGCTATAATTAAATAAATAGTATCAAATGTATTATGTTATATTAGTTGATTACTGATAAAAATGTGTTTTTCTGTGATAATCATTTTTTTATTGCTAAAATCTGTTCTCCACTTGTCTTAGCGTCAAGCGAAGAACAGATTTTTTCTGTAAATTGATTAACTACCTGTAATTATTCTACTCCCTTCATAAATAACTAGATGTAGAATAACTACAATAGGTAGCGGAATTAAATCTATATTGAACCAATAAGTTATTTTTAAACCATTAAGAATATAGGACAAATTCCATAAGATAAAGACAAGTGTACACATAGTGGCTATCCCATCCTCATCATATTTATTTGCCTCTTTTACTTATGACCAAAATAATATCCTGCTCCAAATCCAGCTGCTCCTAGACCAAGCCCAATCAACGCTCCTGTTGTTAAAGTAATTGAACCGCCCTCCGTTTCCATCAACTCTTTATCCGAAAGTTCTACATAGTTCTTAGCAATATTATCTATTGTTTCAAATTTAGTCATAATATCCTCCTTTACATTATATCTCTAATTTACGTACCCAGCTTACTCTCTTTAGTTATAATATAAATTAATGTTGTTACTGCAACACTAGCACCTGCTACAATTAGATAAGCAGCGTCAAGTGTATTATGCTGTATTAATTGATAACTGATAAAAAGAGTATGAAAAATTAAATTAAATACATATACCAGGTTAAAAATGTGTTTTCCTGTAATAATCATTTTTACTCCTTTGCTACTAAAATCTGTTATCTTTTAGTACTTTGTCCAATAGCATATCCTACTGCAAAACTTCCTGTAAAAATTCCAACACCTATTCCTACTGCTGTGCCTGTAACTACAATTCCCCCCTCTGTATTCATCAACTCTTTATCCGAAAGAGCCATGTAGTTTTTAGAAATACTATCCATTACTCCAAATTTAGTCATAGTAAATTACCACCTTTCTTCATATATTTTGCTTTGTCAAGAACGAAACAAACGATTTCAATGCTATAAGAATATCATTTTCAGCTAACTCTATCGAAGATTTATCAATTTTATCATCTTTAAATTAACAGCCCTACAATTAATTAAAATTTTAAGTAAATAAAATAATTTTGAAAAGCCTATGATTTACGTCAGTTCTACATAGACATTGACATTTTAGATTAGTATGTTTTTTAATCATAATTTTTGATATTCTATGCATCCAAATTCTATTCCGTATTTCATACTAGAATCCATGGGCAAACTTCCAATGGACCAGAAATTAAAACCATTGTGCTCTCCTTTCTTTTACTTAAATTTTATATCTATGGCTTTAGTATACTGAAAAAAATTAAAAAATAACATGACTTTTGAGTCAGGTTGTTAAATCATTCTTTTTTTCTATTTCAATATTTCTCGCTAATACTTCATCATTGAGCATTTTAGCAAACATAATAGCTTTATCATAAGACTCTATTGTTTTATTTTTATTTTGTTCGATATCTAAATAGTATTTTGCTTCGAAAACATAGACTACTGGCTTATGCTGAAAATGATTAGATTCCTTCATAATTTCTCTAAATATTTTTGTATAAATTAAATACTCTGTAGGATCAACTTGAACAAGAATGCTCAGTAAAACCCTCTCTACTAGATAAAGTTTTTCTAAGTCACTATAATCAACATGAAGTAGAACTTTTTTCGAAAGTTCATCAAAGTACTCTTTATCTTCAAGCCCCATTGCACAACACGTAAAATAGACATATACAATCAGCAAATCATTGTAGCTGTAGTTCTTTTTGGTGAGTATTTGTTGGAAATATTCCTCTAAAAAGCCTAAAGCAAAACCTATATCCCTACTCGTAAAAACATTTAGTTGTACCTGTAGAGCCTCAACTAGTAACTGTTCTTCTTCAGGAAGGAAATCATAATAGTTATTATAAATTTCATCAAATATTTCTTCCTGTTTAGCAATTCTCTCCTTATCGCCATAGGTATGACTTTTGATAAGTCTATTTTTTAATTCTAAATAACGCTTCGGAATCTCTATTTTTTCGATATCAACTAAATCTTGAATCGGAATCTCCAATTTTTTAGCTAAAAATAAAAGTTTAGGAATTGTCACCATTGCCTGTCCATTCTCAATTCTTGCTAATTGTCTAAGTGTAAATTCCGATTCATCATCGCAAATATCTGCTTGTGTCAATCCTTTATTAATTCTCGTACTTCGAATTTTTTTCCCAATTGCGCTTTTAATATGATCCATAGCAGTCTCCAAATTGTTTTGATACTGTATAATAAAAAAATATCTCACGAATTCGTTTTAATTGATTTTTAGTATAGCATAGCAGTACTGAAAAAACAAGTAACACTCTTTATAATTTTTGTAAGTAGTTGACTTTGCACAAATTTTTAGAGCTACTATACGTAAGATACAGAAGATACTAATTTATGGCTATTAAATTAACCGATATGTAGCAATGTTAATCAGCTTATACTTTACTATACGTAAAAAATGTTAATTCCCGCTGCCTATTAAATAATTATTTAAACCTGACTTACAAGTCATGTTACTTTTTTTGTTTTACTGTATACTGGAGACATAAAAAAATAGAAAGGAAGTCTAATATGAAAAAAACCAAGCCATTGACTG
It includes:
- a CDS encoding bacteriocin secretion accessory protein is translated as MYKELLESSEFYQKRHHNFSTRLILPVFGLLVFFVIFLIFMKKEITLQSTATIEPVKVLSQIQSTSNNKIKTNNLSENATVKEGDLLIEYASEIESVQKENAEQQLESLNQQKSQLELLKTSIENDSNQFDREDSFGYLQRFEDYLSQKQTLAGEVEQENSTISSQNSSAIDTQITIGNIMSDISQKISDYQNLKNAISSGETIDSSNTGYFIYLVYNAQNLSSLNEDDKEALKTQTISQIDTQINQLQTELSSYQIQYSSSGTQQAYNSSLDSQLSSLKAQKIVEVSQEMTALDQRIQESASELELQKYALDATKILSTNTGIVHVNPEVIDSEIISEGTTIAQIYPSIEEKKEVNIETYIPSDAISILEVGDEVKFKMQDSANNDTTLTSKITSIDSNATQTEEGNYFKVIAKTRLSKKQVGKLKYGISGNLVIITGEKTYFNYYIDQFLN
- the comA gene encoding peptide cleavage/export ABC transporter ComA translates to MKFKKKHYRAQVDTRDCGVAALAMIFDFYGSYYSLATLRELAQTTQEGTTAFGLVKVAEGEGFETRAFRADMSLFDEDIIYPFIAHVLKNGNLMHYYVVTGCDKKTIHIADPDPSVRLTKIPRERFEKEWTGTAIFIAPAPSYKVHKEQKDSLLSFIPLLARQKGLIVNIVVATFLVTIINIVGSYYLQSIIDTYIPQQIKNTLSIISFGLIIVYLLQQLIAYAQEYLLLVLGQRLSIDVILSYIKHIFHLPMSFFATRRTGEIISRFTDANSIIDALASTILSIFLDVSTVIIVSIVLFSQNSNLFFISLLALPIYTIIIFSFMKPFERMNQESMEANAVLSSSIIEDINGIETIKSLTSEKQRYQKIDREFVTYLKKSFAYGKAESAQKILKKLAQLLLNVGVLWLGANLVMDNKMTLGQLITYNTLLVYFTNPLENLINLQTKLQTAKVANNRLNEVYLVKSEFEDKKTVHDINNFSGNITLKDVSYSYGYGQEVLSEIKLTIKAGSKLSFVGISGSGKTTLAKMLVNFYSPTKGEILLDGVNFNEIDKESLRRYINYLPQKPYVFNGTILDNLLLGAKEGTSQEDIFRAVQLAEIKSDIEAMPLSYQTELTTDGVGISGGQGQRIALARALLTDSPILILDEATSSLDVLTEKKILDNLMALDKTLIFIAHRLTISERTEHIVVLDKGKIIEEGNHKELLQKQGFYAHLVNS
- a CDS encoding class IIb bacteriocin, lactobin A/cerein 7B family, coding for MELAVNKFVELTDEELMEIEGGGVGVAIALFMAGYTIGKDIAQRGK
- a CDS encoding class IIb bacteriocin, lactobin A/cerein 7B family; translated protein: MKNDMTRKIDNVVKFEELTSEELQQISGGIAPILIGVGVAASLGGGFAAGYTLARVFG
- a CDS encoding class IIb bacteriocin, lactobin A/cerein 7B family → MVKTTTKFETMDNVTKNYVTLSEEELKAIEGGIVPVIAIWATAAGVGFSGGIAVGLNYVNRH
- a CDS encoding class IIb bacteriocin, lactobin A/cerein 7B family, giving the protein MTKFETIDNIAKNYVELSDKELMETEGGSITLTTGALIGLGLGAAGFGAGYYFGHK
- a CDS encoding class IIb bacteriocin, lactobin A/cerein 7B family, with amino-acid sequence MTKFGVMDSISKNYMALSDKELMNTEGGIVVTGTAVGIGVGIFTGSFAVGYAIGQSTKR
- a CDS encoding helix-turn-helix domain-containing protein; translated protein: MDHIKSAIGKKIRSTRINKGLTQADICDDESEFTLRQLARIENGQAMVTIPKLLFLAKKLEIPIQDLVDIEKIEIPKRYLELKNRLIKSHTYGDKERIAKQEEIFDEIYNNYYDFLPEEEQLLVEALQVQLNVFTSRDIGFALGFLEEYFQQILTKKNYSYNDLLIVYVYFTCCAMGLEDKEYFDELSKKVLLHVDYSDLEKLYLVERVLLSILVQVDPTEYLIYTKIFREIMKESNHFQHKPVVYVFEAKYYLDIEQNKNKTIESYDKAIMFAKMLNDEVLARNIEIEKKNDLTT